TCAACATGCGAGGATTCTCTATCAGTATGTGGACGCGCAGTATGGCTCATCCTAACTCTACCCCCTTCAGCATTAggggagtggaaaaaatatcacttCGAagtggtactttttttttttttttttactatatcCACGTGGAGTgatactatatttttttttttttttttttttttttttacatgNNNNNNNNNNNNNNNNNNNNNNNNNNNNNNNNNNNNNNNNNNNNNNNNNNNNNNNNNNNNNNNNNNNNNNNNNNNNNNNNNNNNNNNNNNNNNNNNNNNNNNNNNNNNNNNNNNNNNNNNNNNNNNNNNNNNNNNNNNNNNNNNNNNNNNNNNNNNNNNNNNNNNNNNNNNNNNNNNNNNNNNNNNNNNNNNNNNNNNNNNNNNNNNNNNNNNNNNNNNNNNNNNNNNNNNNNNNNNNNNNNNNNNNNNNNNNNNNNNNNNNNNNNNNNNNNNNNNNNNNNNNNNNNNNNNNNNNNNNNNNNNNNNNNNNNNNNNNNNNNNNNNNNNNNNNNNNNNNNNNNNNNNNNNNNNNNNNNNNNNNNNNNNNNNNNNNNNNNNNNNNNNNNNNNNNNNNNNNNNNcccctttttttttttttttaccacttcTGGGGcggggaaaacaaaacgttAACGAGGGACTCGtgcaaaaaggacaaattatGCTTGAGAGAAACATAAAAGTGGGACTTACAGAGATACATGTGATCTATATCCAAGCAGGTATGAAACAACTggatgaataaaataaaattagaaaaatatttactcaacaaaaaattcgcaaagggaaatgtaaaaagaacTTCATTAATTTTGGAGCTAATCCACCTATCAATTCTGTGCTTGGTAGATTTTAACCACAAatagcaaaaggaaaagggacaTATTTCTATGTCATCATCGCTGTTATTCTTTgtgtatataattattttctctatgtcattaatttttaaatattcattggagaaaaaatcttcataaaattcattCGATTcggagaaaatatttttcgtcAACTTTAGGGGGTATGTAActttatgtatgcatttgTTTACAAAGtgcggaagaagaaaaaggagtagCCATTCCTTCGTTTCTTTGTTTAAGCTACTAGAGTACAGCTCCACAAGCTTTGTGTTGTTATCTTGGTATAAGGCATTATACAGGATGTACAATGCTAAAGTGCGCAtgggatatatttttacacttaaCACAAAACAGCAatcctttattttcatatgaTCAACATTTCGAATcttattttccttccactCTTGGCTGTCTCTCCTATTATGTGAGTTGTTCTTCGCACTACTGGGCCCACTGTACAGCTTAGCAAAaaggcactttttttttttttttttttcgcgtatTGTACAATTGGTGCCATATTCACCACACCTTGTCCCTTTactattcattttgttaaggACAATTCcgatcgattttttttccacctccccTCTCTCTTTCATTGCTAtgtttttcctcattttgttgaactccttttttatgttcctccCAATTTGGTATCCAAAGTAATCAGGGTTATGAGGCcacacaggaaaaaaagctGACGTGTAATCACCCTCCTtggaaatattatatttcacATCAGCTAGCAGACATTCCTCTAAGTAGACTTTCAAATTCACATCAAAACAGTTGTAgtagtttattttattttccttcgaGCTAACTCTTATTCCCAGGTAGGTAACATCCTTAACATATTTATCGGtgtcacatttttcttcttccttgaAACACAGCGTTAGGTAGGAATCACCCCTGGGGAGGGTTTCAaatgtgggaaaaaaaaaaaaaaatggaaatgcaTTTATTTGTCACATTTGGGGGATGAGCCACAGTTATATATGATGTGACCCCCACCAGTGTGTGCTACGCTCCGGTGGAGCCATGGTGAGAAACACCCCTTCTGTTGGGAGGGCTAAATCAAATGCGTGTattgtttccccccccatggggtgtgtgtgggggaaaCAACTCGGGGAGCCTGCCATCCCATCACCATCACCAGCAAATGCATTTGCGCATAGATGTGTGCACCTTAGCGCGCAGACTCGTGTGGGAACACTCAAATGGCATTTCTCTATGAAGCCTTCTCGCTGTCTACTCTGCCCCTCCATATATTGCCCACTCCCTCCCCACTTCCTCTCCACTTTCTCCCCACTTCTCACCTTTGGAAGGAGTCCTCCTCCTGCGAGAATAAATCGAAGGATACGTTCGGCACGCAGTCCAGCGAGTGGAACGTTTTGGTGTCTCTCCTCTCGTCGCAGCCAATCACGTTGTCACCCCCATCTACGTTGTCGCCCCCTTCTACGTTGTCACCCCCATCTACGTTATCAACCCCGTCTTCGTCATCAACTCCGTCTTCGTCATCACCGCCGTCTTCGTCATCACCGCCGTCTTCGTCATCAATTCCGTCTTCGTCATCACCGCCACCCGCGCCGCCCCCCTGGTGGTACCCGCTCTGGTGAAAGGACTCACTCATTTTGCCGTTAATGCCAAAGTTCATTTCGCCTGATTTGTCGAAGCTGTAACCCAGGTCCCCTCCTTCCTCCTGATCGCCCCCAAATGAATAACCGCCACACGCACTCGTCGTGTCATTCGACTCGAATAAAAGATTGTTCAGCATATTCAAATGatgcgttttattttctctcaaCCTTCTCTTAACGGTAAAGTTGTTCCCATAATACACCTCCTCCTTTACGTACAAATCGGTCTTTTCccaaattttgtttaaaatatttcgtacccctgtttttttaaacttgctattttttatatacacgTGGGTAGTATTTTCCTTCCGTTCCTTGCCCTTCCTCTTCATGCGATTACTCACCAAATGGTTACTTTGGTTAATCAGGGCCCCCCATTCTGCCATGGTTACATCTTCCATGGTTACATCCGACGAGTTGTCCCTTTTTCTGCATTCGCACCCATGTAAGCCCTTCTTCCTACCCCCCCTTCtagcttcttcccccccatttgtatttgaaaaaaatccgaacaaaaatttcaccACCGAATCAGTAGACGGCCTAATAATCTTCAAGTCAGCAACAATGTTGTTCACTAATCTGAGAGCCTTACATCTATCATAtagaaaaaatctttttacaAAGCTCCCACCATTTTtgctaaagaaaaaatcgatAAAGGAAGGATCCAAATACAAGAAATGATACACAAGGTCAAAGAATATTCCCACATTTAGAACCTTccttgtaaatattttttgaaaaaaaatggcattacATAGCCATTCGTTTATAGTCACCTTATTAGAtagcctttttaaaaatgcattgTCATATAGATAGCCGTAAAAGTCCAGAGCCTTTATAACCGTCTTGAAGTTTCCTCggttaattttctttatgaTGTCATGCGAAAACAAAATCCTTGATAAGTCAAAGTCAACGCCATGTTCGTTCATGTTGAGCAGATTGTTTCTACTGTATGtgttcaaaattattttaaagtaGCCATacttattcatatatttccGATTTATCTccaatgtttttttttccctctcgtATATTAGCTTTACCCTTTTTAGCAGGCTGCTCCTTGTTTGTGACTTACACGGGATTCTCCCTCCTCGTGGGGGGTTTTCCTTGTAAATATCTCCCTTCTGAGGGATCTTCACACAATTTGGGCCCTTTTCCACCAACTCGGCATTATATAAAGAAGACTTTTCCAAAGGGCAATTTTGACTTCCATTTATTAATCTGTGTTCCTTTCTACCCTCCTCAATAGGgttatccattttgtgatATATTTCCACTCCTTCGCTCTGCACCCTCCCATCATTTTCGTATTCCAATTGgtgtatcccttttttgagTGATCCCTTCTCATCGCAGAACACCGATTTGTACTCCTCTAAAATGAGCCTTTCTTCAGACGGGCTAACAAGTTGATACTCCGAGAGCATGTCAGTGTGGCTGTCTATCTGTGgatctcccccttttccttctttttcattcattcCTGTGTGTAACTGCTTCCCTGTTTGGCCCCCCTCACCAACTGTTACACCCTTTCTGTCTAGAAAATTCACTCCGCAGTTCATCAACTCTCCTTTGCTTGCAAAGCTATCCGCACTAATGAGGCTCAAAATCTCGTTGTGAATGCTCTTaatccttttctttttatcgaTAATACTATTTTTAACGACACTCCTGCTCTCGTTGAACACATGTTTAACGGCCTTTCTCAAAGTGCCTTCACTTCTAC
The window above is part of the Plasmodium cynomolgi strain B DNA, chromosome 11, whole genome shotgun sequence genome. Proteins encoded here:
- a CDS encoding hypothetical protein (putative) — protein: MMRNSKDPLCDANDVHSVEKTLGVEKKNSLHIFGTHREQSDSKKKRVQCRALQAGEQYKKEIFLKMKDFYKNNEKTSLGCDRSPARSSNRVQENPKGENPSDEKMRVKEAKEENGSADENLEKNIAKPFIKKRKTLLHEMAHVPSESNSKSKSDVERERDGKEPIESDHNEEDNNRRFSAEEVNRREELPTGNLVQREDKTDSSKEEVERDRREADPAVNKKSDTSSPLNEQEERESNKGENELNGGYAIREDKKNAQISFDREITAHYGNDKDGLCPVYCNNLEVGSERRNGDHNSTLKKRRSSVKSDKQNGKNTTNESATVDPYDSQRENMPNKHSHYSGEDKASTETVRCEEEMNEERESKQKKGSNIGSANGSRNGRSEGTLRKAVKHVFNESRSVVKNSIIDKKKRIKSIHNEILSLISADSFASKGELMNCGVNFLDRKGVTVGEGGQTGKQLHTGMNEKEGKGGDPQIDSHTDMLSEYQLVSPSEERLILEEYKSVFCDEKGSLKKGIHQLEYENDGRVQSEGVEIYHKMDNPIEEGRKEHRLINGSQNCPLEKSSLYNAELVEKGPNCVKIPQKGDIYKENPPRGGRIPCKSQTRSSLLKRVKLIYEREKKTLEINRKYMNKYGYFKIILNTYSRNNLLNMNEHGVDFDLSRILFSHDIIKKINRGNFKTVIKALDFYGYLYDNAFLKRLSNKVTINEWLCNAIFFQKIFTRKVLNVGIFFDLVYHFLYLDPSFIDFFFSKNGGSFVKRFFLYDRCKALRLVNNIVADLKIIRPSTDSVVKFLFGFFSNTNGGEEARRGGRKKGLHGCECRKRDNSSDVTMEDVTMAEWGALINQSNHLVSNRMKRKGKERKENTTHVYIKNSKFKKTGVRNILNKIWEKTDLYVKEEVYYGNNFTVKRRLRENKTHHLNMLNNLLFESNDTTSACGGYSFGGDQEEGGDLGYSFDKSGEMNFGINGKMSESFHQSGYHQGGGAGGGDDEDGIDDEDGGDDEDGGDDEDGVDDEDGVDNVDGGDNVEGGDNVDGGDNVIGCDERRDTKTFHSLDCVPNVSFDLFSQEEDSFQRGDSYLTLCFKEEEKCDTDKYVKDVTYLGIRVSSKENKINYYNCFDVNLKVYLEECLLADVKYNISKEGDYTSAFFPVWPHNPDYFGYQIGRNIKKEFNKMRKNIAMKERGEVEKKSIGIVLNKMNSKGTRCGEYGTNCTIREKKKKKKCLFAKLYSGPSSAKNNSHNRRDSQEWKENKIRNVDHMKIKDCCFVLSVKIYPMRTLALYILYNALYQDNNTKLVELYSSSLNKETKEWLLLFLLPHFVNKCIHKVTYPLKLTKNIFSESNEFYEDFFSNEYLKINDIEKIIIYTKNNSDDDIEICPFSFCYLWLKSTKHRIDRWISSKINEVLFTFPFANFLLSKYFSNFILFIQLFHTCLDIDHMYLCKSHFYVSLKHNLSFLHESLVNVLFSPPQKW